A single genomic interval of Bradyrhizobium sp. AZCC 1693 harbors:
- a CDS encoding septal ring lytic transglycosylase RlpA family protein — MAITCLSVPAFAETCAASRYGYGGGRTASGERMNPNAMTAAHRARPFGSHVTVTSHSTGRSVTVRINDRGPFVKGRCIDLSTAAARVLGMSGTVMVSLR, encoded by the coding sequence ATGGCGATCACCTGCTTATCTGTACCGGCATTCGCCGAAACCTGTGCTGCTTCTCGCTATGGCTACGGCGGCGGCCGTACCGCATCGGGCGAGCGGATGAATCCAAACGCGATGACCGCGGCGCATCGCGCCAGACCATTCGGCTCTCACGTCACAGTCACTTCGCATTCGACCGGGCGAAGCGTCACCGTCCGGATAAATGATCGTGGTCCGTTCGTGAAGGGACGGTGCATCGACCTATCCACTGCGGCCGCCCGTGTGCTTGGCATGAGCGGGACTGTGATGGTCTCCCTCCGCTGA
- a CDS encoding DUF2270 domain-containing protein produces MSITASSETHRQHTFNSAEMGAIAHLYRGEVYRSTIWRTRLDNTTNWAIVTMGIALSTTFSSPEASPLPLLLVGLLIAVFLGMEARRYRYFNVWRARARWMEMNFYAPIFTGEARDDSWQVILGRDYTAPRHHISFVRAAGRRLRRNYVWILAVQVIAYYGKIAIHPTPASTLAEFVDRAAVGPIPGWVVLMVGFAYNFGWLAFALGTMWLDKREHGAAGDKVAMG; encoded by the coding sequence ATGTCTATTACGGCTTCCAGCGAAACACACCGCCAACACACGTTCAATTCTGCTGAAATGGGCGCCATCGCTCATCTCTACCGCGGCGAAGTCTACCGTTCGACGATCTGGAGAACGCGGCTCGACAATACGACCAACTGGGCGATCGTCACAATGGGCATCGCCTTGTCGACGACCTTTTCGAGTCCGGAGGCTTCACCCCTGCCACTCCTGCTCGTAGGCCTGCTCATCGCCGTGTTTCTCGGCATGGAGGCGCGACGTTATCGCTACTTCAATGTCTGGCGCGCCCGCGCTCGATGGATGGAGATGAATTTCTACGCGCCAATATTCACCGGTGAAGCCCGCGACGACAGCTGGCAGGTGATTCTCGGGCGCGACTACACTGCGCCGCGCCACCACATTTCGTTTGTCCGCGCGGCGGGACGGCGGCTGCGTCGCAACTACGTCTGGATTCTCGCCGTCCAGGTGATTGCCTATTACGGCAAGATCGCGATCCATCCGACGCCTGCGTCGACCCTGGCGGAATTTGTCGATCGCGCCGCCGTCGGACCGATCCCCGGCTGGGTCGTTCTGATGGTTGGCTTTGCCTACAATTTCGGCTGGCTGGCGTTCGCGCTCGGCACGATGTGGCTTGATAAACGCGAGCACGGGGCCGCGGGCGACAAGGTGGCGATGGGTTAG
- a CDS encoding DUF3455 domain-containing protein: MIDEHDSTQLKHALENQRRSITVSFPKNAVLTAIFLTGSLVNATAQTSLPEAIAAPGETAMLRLHAEGAQVYECKTSADGALAWALREPIATLFLDGKTVGRHYAGPNWEYIDGSAVVGEVVGTAPGTVANDIPWLKLGVTSRRGSGVLSPATTVQRINTVGGKLNGACYKAGTYESVPYSADYVFLRKG, translated from the coding sequence ATGATCGACGAGCATGATTCAACTCAGTTGAAGCATGCTCTAGAAAACCAACGACGGAGCATTACCGTGTCGTTCCCTAAGAACGCCGTACTCACTGCCATCTTTCTCACCGGGTCGCTCGTCAACGCGACCGCCCAGACATCCCTTCCCGAGGCCATCGCAGCTCCGGGTGAAACAGCAATGCTCAGGCTGCATGCCGAAGGCGCGCAGGTCTACGAATGCAAGACCAGCGCCGACGGCGCACTCGCCTGGGCGCTTCGCGAGCCGATCGCGACGCTTTTTTTGGACGGTAAGACGGTCGGTCGGCATTATGCCGGACCGAACTGGGAGTACATCGACGGCAGCGCGGTGGTCGGCGAGGTCGTCGGCACGGCCCCAGGCACCGTCGCGAACGACATTCCCTGGCTGAAGCTCGGAGTGACTTCCCGGCGCGGCAGCGGTGTCCTCAGTCCGGCGACGACAGTGCAACGGATCAACACGGTGGGTGGAAAGCTCAATGGCGCCTGCTACAAGGCAGGCACCTATGAAAGCGTGCCCTACTCGGCCGATTACGTGTTCCTGCGCAAGGGCTGA
- the alaS gene encoding alanine--tRNA ligase: MSGVNEIRSKFLDFFAENGHEIVPSSPLVPRNDPTLMFTNAGMVQFKNVFTGVEKRPYQRATTSQKCVRAGGKHNDLDNVGYTARHHTFFEMLGNFSFGDYFKDRAIELAWNLVTKEFGLPKDKLTATVYIDDDEAFNLWKKIAGLPESRIIRIAGSDNFWQMGDTGPCGPCSEIFFDHGDKIWGGPPGSAEQDGDRFIEIWNLVFMQFEQLEGGERNPLPKPSIDTGAGLERVAAVLQGKHDNYDIDLFVALIRAISELTGADPQGEQKASLRVIADHLRASSFLISDGVLPSNEGRGYVLRRIMRRAMRHAQLLGAREPLMHRLVWALVREMGQAYPELVRAEKLIEETLRLEETRFRKTLERGLSILDEKSAGLKKGDMFDGDTAFTLYDTYGFPLDLTQDALKSRGISVDQASFTDAMEKQKAKARASWSGSGDTASENVWFPLREKLGATEFLGYDTESAEGVVTALVRDGKDADSLKTGESGAIVLNQTPFYAESGGQVGDTGLLTGEGVKFRVTDTQKKAGDLFVHIGTVEQGTLKVGTPLQLEVDHSRRSSIRAHHSATHLLHEALRQVLGDHIAQRGSLVAPDRLRFDFVHPKPITAEELARVEDIANEVVLENDEVTTRLMAVDDAREAGARALFGEKYGDEVRVVSMGKGPREQGQNALGWSVELCGGTHVRRTGDIGLISVTGESAVASGVRRIEALTGRHARKHANDTMAIAKTAASELRTSVDDMPARIAALMEERKKLERDLSDARKKLAMGGGATDGGAVAGGVREAGGVKLLARAVEGVETKDLKSLVDDGKKQIGSGVVAIVGVTEDGKAGLVVGVTADLTARFNAVELVRKGSEALGGKGGGGRPDMAQAGGPDGAKANAALSAIEQAMAGA; this comes from the coding sequence ATGAGCGGCGTCAACGAGATCAGGTCGAAATTCTTGGATTTCTTTGCGGAGAACGGCCACGAGATCGTGCCGTCGTCGCCGCTCGTGCCGCGCAACGACCCGACCCTGATGTTCACCAATGCCGGCATGGTGCAGTTCAAGAACGTCTTCACCGGCGTCGAGAAGCGGCCCTACCAGCGCGCCACCACCTCGCAGAAATGCGTGCGCGCCGGCGGCAAGCATAACGACCTCGACAATGTCGGCTACACCGCGCGGCATCACACCTTTTTCGAGATGCTCGGCAATTTCTCGTTCGGCGATTATTTCAAGGATCGCGCGATCGAGCTTGCCTGGAACCTGGTCACCAAGGAATTCGGCCTGCCGAAGGATAAGCTGACGGCGACCGTCTATATCGACGACGACGAGGCCTTCAATCTCTGGAAGAAGATCGCAGGGCTCCCGGAGTCGCGCATCATCCGCATCGCCGGTTCCGACAATTTCTGGCAGATGGGCGACACCGGTCCCTGCGGCCCGTGCTCGGAAATCTTCTTCGATCACGGCGACAAGATCTGGGGCGGGCCTCCGGGATCTGCCGAGCAGGACGGCGACCGCTTCATCGAGATCTGGAATCTCGTGTTCATGCAGTTCGAGCAGCTCGAGGGCGGCGAGCGCAACCCGTTGCCAAAGCCCTCGATCGACACCGGCGCCGGGCTGGAGCGCGTCGCGGCCGTTCTTCAAGGCAAGCACGACAACTACGATATCGACCTGTTCGTCGCCCTGATCCGCGCGATCTCGGAATTGACCGGCGCCGACCCGCAAGGCGAGCAGAAGGCCTCGCTGCGCGTGATCGCCGACCATCTGCGCGCCTCGTCGTTTTTGATTTCCGACGGCGTGCTGCCGTCCAACGAGGGCCGCGGCTATGTGCTGCGCCGGATCATGCGCCGCGCCATGCGCCACGCGCAGCTCCTTGGCGCGCGCGAGCCGCTGATGCATCGGCTGGTGTGGGCGCTGGTGCGCGAGATGGGCCAGGCCTATCCCGAGCTGGTGCGCGCCGAAAAGCTGATCGAGGAAACGCTGCGGCTGGAAGAGACGCGCTTCCGCAAGACGCTGGAGCGCGGCCTGTCGATCCTCGACGAGAAGAGCGCTGGCCTGAAGAAGGGCGACATGTTCGACGGCGATACCGCGTTCACGCTGTACGACACCTACGGCTTCCCGCTGGATCTCACGCAGGATGCGCTGAAGTCGCGTGGCATCAGCGTCGATCAGGCTTCGTTTACCGACGCGATGGAAAAGCAGAAGGCCAAGGCGCGCGCGTCGTGGTCGGGCTCGGGCGATACGGCAAGTGAGAACGTCTGGTTTCCGCTGCGCGAGAAGCTCGGCGCCACTGAGTTCCTTGGCTACGATACCGAGAGCGCCGAAGGCGTCGTGACCGCGCTGGTGAGGGACGGCAAGGATGCCGACAGCCTGAAGACGGGCGAGAGCGGCGCGATCGTGCTGAACCAGACGCCGTTCTATGCGGAGTCCGGCGGTCAGGTCGGCGACACCGGCCTGTTGACCGGCGAGGGCGTCAAGTTCCGTGTCACGGACACCCAGAAGAAAGCCGGCGATCTCTTCGTGCACATCGGCACGGTGGAGCAGGGCACGCTGAAAGTCGGCACTCCGTTGCAGCTCGAAGTCGATCACAGCAGGCGTTCATCGATCCGCGCCCATCACTCGGCGACGCATTTGTTGCACGAGGCGCTGCGGCAGGTGCTCGGCGACCATATCGCGCAGCGTGGCTCGCTGGTGGCGCCGGACCGCCTGCGCTTCGACTTCGTGCATCCAAAACCGATCACGGCGGAAGAGCTCGCCCGCGTCGAGGATATCGCGAACGAAGTCGTGCTCGAAAACGACGAGGTCACGACGCGGCTGATGGCGGTGGATGATGCCCGCGAAGCCGGCGCGCGCGCCCTGTTCGGTGAAAAATACGGCGACGAGGTCCGTGTGGTCTCGATGGGGAAGGGCCCGCGCGAGCAGGGCCAGAACGCACTCGGCTGGTCGGTCGAACTGTGCGGCGGCACCCATGTGCGCCGCACCGGCGATATCGGCCTGATTTCGGTGACCGGCGAAAGCGCGGTGGCCTCCGGCGTGCGGCGCATCGAGGCGCTGACCGGGCGTCATGCGCGCAAGCACGCCAACGATACGATGGCGATCGCGAAGACCGCGGCGTCGGAGCTGCGCACCTCGGTCGACGACATGCCGGCGCGCATCGCGGCGCTAATGGAAGAGCGCAAGAAGCTCGAACGCGATCTGTCGGACGCGCGCAAGAAGCTCGCCATGGGCGGCGGCGCAACCGATGGTGGGGCGGTGGCCGGCGGCGTGCGCGAAGCCGGCGGCGTCAAGCTTTTGGCGCGTGCGGTCGAGGGCGTCGAGACCAAGGACCTCAAGAGCCTGGTCGACGACGGCAAGAAGCAGATCGGCTCCGGTGTGGTCGCGATCGTCGGCGTCACCGAGGACGGCAAGGCCGGCCTCGTCGTCGGCGTCACTGCCGATCTCACGGCGCGCTTCAACGCCGTGGAGCTGGTGCGCAAGGGTTCCGAAGCGCTCGGCGGCAAGGGCGGCGGCGGCCGGCCCGACATGGCGCAAGCCGGCGGCCCCGACGGCGCCAAGGCGAATGCCGCGCTGTCGGCGATCGAACAGGCGATGGCCGGCGCCTGA
- the gcvH gene encoding glycine cleavage system protein GcvH produces the protein MTTLFTSDHEWLRIEGDVATIGVTDYAQSQLGDVVFVELPKVGRALKKAEAAAVVESVKAASDVYAPISGEVLEVNEALAAEPALVNSDAGGKAWFFKLKIADKSELGGLMDEAAYAKHTA, from the coding sequence ATGACGACGTTGTTCACATCAGACCACGAATGGCTCCGCATCGAGGGCGATGTCGCCACCATCGGCGTCACCGATTACGCGCAGTCCCAGCTCGGCGATGTCGTGTTCGTCGAACTGCCCAAGGTCGGCCGAGCCTTGAAGAAGGCCGAAGCCGCCGCCGTGGTCGAATCGGTCAAGGCCGCCTCCGACGTCTACGCGCCGATCTCGGGCGAGGTGCTGGAGGTCAACGAAGCGCTCGCCGCCGAGCCCGCGCTGGTGAATTCCGACGCCGGCGGCAAGGCCTGGTTCTTCAAGCTCAAGATCGCCGACAAAAGCGAACTCGGCGGCCTGATGGATGAGGCCGCTTACGCCAAGCACACGGCGTGA
- a CDS encoding NADP-dependent isocitrate dehydrogenase: MAKIKVSNPVVELDGDEMTRIIWQYIKDKLITPFLDVELLYFDLGMEYRDQTNDQVTIDAANAIKKVGVGVKCATITPDEARVKEFGLKEMWKSPNGTIRNILGGVIFREPIICKNVPRLVPGWTKPIIIGRHAYGDQYRATDFKFPGKGTLSMKFVGEDGTVIEREVFKAPGAGVAMEMYNLDDSIIDFARASLNYGLLRGYPVYLSTKNTILKVYDGRFKDIFQDIYDREFKKEFEAKRLTYEHRLIDDMVASALKWSGGYVWACKNYDGDVQSDTVAQGYGSLGLMTSVLLTPDGKTVEAEAAHGTVTRHYREHQKGKETSTNSIASIFAWTRGLSHRAKLDNNPELAKFADTLEKVCVATVEEGYMTKDLALLVGADQRWLSTTGFLDKVSDNLAKAMAA, encoded by the coding sequence ATGGCAAAAATCAAGGTGTCCAACCCCGTCGTCGAACTCGATGGCGACGAGATGACCCGGATCATCTGGCAGTACATCAAGGACAAGCTGATCACCCCGTTCCTCGATGTCGAGCTTCTGTATTTTGACCTCGGAATGGAGTACCGCGACCAGACCAACGACCAGGTCACGATCGACGCCGCCAACGCCATCAAGAAGGTCGGCGTCGGCGTCAAATGCGCCACCATCACCCCCGACGAGGCCCGGGTGAAGGAATTCGGCCTGAAGGAGATGTGGAAGTCGCCGAACGGCACCATCCGCAACATCCTCGGCGGCGTGATCTTCCGCGAGCCGATCATCTGCAAGAACGTGCCGCGCCTCGTCCCCGGCTGGACCAAGCCGATCATCATCGGCCGCCACGCCTATGGCGACCAGTACCGCGCCACCGACTTCAAGTTCCCCGGCAAGGGGACGCTGTCGATGAAGTTCGTCGGCGAGGACGGTACCGTGATCGAGCGGGAAGTGTTCAAGGCCCCCGGCGCCGGCGTCGCGATGGAAATGTACAACCTCGACGATTCCATCATCGACTTCGCCCGCGCCTCGCTGAACTACGGCCTGTTGCGCGGCTATCCCGTCTACCTCTCGACCAAGAACACGATCCTGAAGGTCTATGACGGCCGCTTCAAGGACATCTTCCAGGACATCTACGACCGCGAATTCAAGAAGGAATTCGAGGCCAAGCGGCTCACCTACGAACACCGCCTGATCGACGACATGGTCGCTTCGGCGCTGAAATGGTCCGGCGGCTATGTCTGGGCCTGCAAGAACTACGACGGCGACGTGCAGTCGGATACGGTTGCCCAAGGCTACGGCTCGCTCGGCCTGATGACCTCGGTGCTGCTGACGCCCGACGGCAAGACGGTGGAAGCCGAAGCCGCCCACGGCACGGTGACCCGGCACTACCGCGAGCACCAGAAGGGCAAGGAGACCTCGACCAACTCGATCGCGTCGATCTTCGCCTGGACCCGCGGCCTGTCCCACCGCGCCAAGCTCGACAACAATCCGGAACTGGCGAAGTTCGCCGACACGCTGGAAAAGGTCTGCGTCGCGACCGTCGAGGAAGGCTACATGACCAAGGACCTCGCGCTTTTGGTCGGCGCCGACCAGCGCTGGCTGTCCACGACCGGCTTCCTCGACAAGGTTTCGGACAACCTCGCCAAGGCGATGGCGGCCTAA
- the gcvP gene encoding aminomethyl-transferring glycine dehydrogenase: MNAPLKTTTEAATDFVRRHIGPSPRDISAMLDSVGAKSLSELMGQTLPSSIRQKAALDLGPALSETEALLHMRELAAQNQVFTSLIGQGYSGTILPAVIQRNILENPAWYTAYTPYQPEISQGRLEALFNFQTMICDLTGLDVANASLLDEGTAAAEAMALAERAAQAKSKSFFVDSEVHPQTLAVLRTRAEPLGWNLIVGDPVTDLDTAEVFGGLLQYPGTSGAVRDLRPAIAALRAKGALAVIAADLLALTLIASPGELGADIAIGSAQRFGVPMGYGGPHAAYMSVRDALKRSLPGRIVGLSVDSKGAPAYRLALQTREQHIRREKATSNICTAQVLLAVIASMYAVYHGPEGLTHIARTVHRRAAVLAAGLRKLGFALKSETFFDTVTVDVGTRQGEIVVRAHAEAINLRIGEGRLGIALDETTTQATVEAVWRAFGGKLSYADIEVGARETLPAGLKRDSAFLTHPVFHAHRSETELLRYMRKLSDRDLALDRAMIPLGSCTMKLNATTEMIPLTWPEFGSLHPFAPSEQAKGYHVLFRRLEKALCDITGYDAISLQPNSGAQGEYAGLLAIRAYHAARGEPHRKVCLIPSSAHGTNPASAHMAGMEVVVTACDARGDVDVDDLRAKAEKHSKNLAAVMITYPSTHGVFEEHIRDICDIVHGHGGQVYLDGANMNAQVGLSRPGDYGADVSHLNLHKTFCIPHGGGGPGMGPIGVKAHLAPYLSGHPATDGTEPASVGPVSAAPFGSASILTISYIYILMMSGEGLRRATEIAILNANYIANRLDPHFPVLYRNAKGRVAHECIVDPRALKTTSGVTVDDIAKRLIDYGFHAPTMSFPVPGTLMIEPTESESKAELDRFCDAMIAIRSEITEIEAGRWKVEASPLRHAPHTVHDIADDAWARAYSRAKGCFPDGVSRTDKYWSPVGRVDNVYGDRNLVCSCPPVADYAQAAE; encoded by the coding sequence ATGAACGCGCCGCTCAAGACTACCACTGAGGCCGCCACCGATTTCGTGCGCCGGCATATCGGCCCCTCGCCCCGCGACATCAGTGCGATGCTGGACAGCGTCGGCGCGAAGAGCCTAAGCGAACTGATGGGCCAGACGCTGCCGTCCTCGATCCGGCAGAAGGCCGCACTCGATCTCGGGCCGGCGTTGAGCGAAACCGAAGCGCTGTTGCATATGCGCGAGCTGGCCGCGCAGAACCAGGTGTTCACCTCGCTGATCGGCCAGGGCTATTCCGGCACCATCCTGCCCGCGGTGATCCAGCGCAACATTCTGGAGAACCCGGCCTGGTACACGGCCTACACGCCGTATCAGCCGGAGATCAGCCAGGGCCGGCTGGAGGCGCTGTTCAACTTCCAGACCATGATCTGCGACCTCACCGGGCTCGACGTCGCCAACGCCTCGCTGCTCGATGAAGGCACGGCTGCTGCCGAAGCCATGGCGCTCGCCGAGCGCGCGGCGCAGGCGAAATCAAAATCGTTCTTCGTCGATTCAGAGGTGCATCCGCAGACGCTCGCGGTGCTGCGCACCCGCGCCGAGCCGCTGGGGTGGAATCTGATCGTTGGCGATCCCGTCACCGATCTCGACACGGCCGAAGTGTTCGGCGGCCTGTTGCAGTATCCGGGCACATCAGGCGCGGTGCGCGACCTCAGGCCCGCGATCGCAGCGCTGCGCGCCAAGGGCGCGCTTGCGGTGATCGCCGCCGATCTGCTGGCGCTGACGCTGATCGCCTCCCCCGGCGAGCTCGGCGCCGATATCGCCATCGGGTCGGCGCAGCGCTTTGGCGTGCCGATGGGCTATGGCGGCCCGCACGCGGCCTATATGTCGGTACGCGACGCGCTGAAACGCTCGCTGCCCGGCCGCATCGTAGGCCTGTCGGTGGATTCGAAGGGCGCGCCGGCCTATCGGCTGGCGCTGCAGACCCGCGAGCAGCACATCCGCCGCGAAAAGGCCACCTCCAACATCTGCACCGCGCAGGTGCTGCTGGCGGTGATCGCCTCGATGTATGCGGTTTATCACGGCCCGGAGGGGCTGACGCATATCGCGCGAACGGTGCACCGCCGCGCCGCGGTGCTGGCGGCAGGCTTGCGCAAGCTTGGCTTTGCATTGAAGAGCGAGACGTTCTTCGACACCGTGACGGTGGATGTGGGTACCAGACAAGGCGAGATCGTCGTCCGGGCGCATGCTGAAGCAATCAATCTGCGCATCGGTGAAGGCCGGCTGGGCATCGCGCTGGACGAGACCACGACGCAAGCGACCGTCGAAGCGGTGTGGCGCGCGTTCGGCGGCAAGCTGAGCTATGCCGACATCGAGGTCGGCGCGCGCGAGACGCTGCCGGCGGGGCTGAAGCGCGACAGCGCCTTCCTCACCCATCCGGTGTTCCACGCGCACCGCTCCGAGACCGAACTGCTGCGCTACATGCGCAAGCTCAGCGATCGCGACCTCGCGCTCGACCGCGCCATGATCCCGCTGGGCTCCTGCACCATGAAGCTCAACGCGACCACGGAGATGATTCCATTGACGTGGCCTGAGTTCGGCAGCCTGCATCCGTTCGCGCCGTCCGAGCAGGCCAAGGGCTATCATGTGTTGTTCAGACGGCTTGAGAAAGCGCTGTGCGACATCACCGGCTATGACGCGATCTCGCTGCAGCCGAATTCGGGCGCGCAGGGCGAATATGCCGGACTGCTCGCGATCCGGGCCTATCACGCCGCCCGCGGCGAGCCTCATCGCAAGGTGTGCCTGATCCCCTCCTCCGCCCACGGCACCAATCCGGCCTCCGCCCACATGGCCGGCATGGAGGTGGTGGTGACCGCCTGCGACGCGCGCGGCGATGTCGACGTCGACGACCTCCGCGCCAAGGCGGAGAAGCATTCGAAAAACCTCGCCGCCGTCATGATCACCTATCCCTCGACGCATGGCGTGTTCGAGGAGCACATCCGCGATATCTGCGACATCGTTCACGGCCATGGCGGCCAGGTCTATCTCGACGGCGCCAACATGAACGCGCAGGTCGGGCTGTCGCGACCCGGCGATTACGGCGCCGATGTCTCCCACCTCAATCTGCACAAGACCTTCTGCATCCCGCATGGCGGCGGCGGCCCGGGCATGGGGCCGATCGGCGTCAAGGCCCACCTCGCGCCCTATCTGTCGGGGCATCCCGCAACCGATGGCACGGAGCCGGCTTCCGTCGGGCCGGTGTCGGCGGCGCCGTTCGGCTCAGCGTCGATCCTGACGATTTCCTACATCTACATTTTGATGATGTCGGGCGAAGGATTGAGGCGCGCCACCGAGATCGCGATCCTGAACGCCAACTATATCGCGAACCGGCTCGATCCGCATTTCCCGGTGCTCTACCGGAACGCAAAAGGCCGCGTCGCCCATGAATGCATCGTCGATCCCCGTGCGCTAAAGACGACCAGCGGCGTTACCGTCGACGACATCGCCAAACGCCTGATCGACTATGGCTTCCACGCGCCGACCATGAGTTTCCCGGTGCCGGGCACGCTGATGATCGAGCCGACCGAATCGGAATCGAAGGCGGAGCTGGATCGTTTTTGCGACGCCATGATCGCGATCCGAAGCGAGATCACGGAGATCGAGGCCGGCCGCTGGAAGGTCGAGGCCTCGCCGCTGCGCCACGCCCCGCACACCGTGCACGACATCGCCGACGATGCGTGGGCCCGCGCCTATAGCCGAGCCAAGGGTTGTTTCCCCGACGGCGTCTCGCGCACGGACAAATACTGGAGCCCGGTGGGTCGGGTCGACAATGTCTATGGCGACCGCAATCTGGTGTGCTCGTGCCCGCCGGTCGCGGACTACGCGCAAGCGGCTGAGTGA
- a CDS encoding DUF3455 domain-containing protein has product MPTIRNTALALLLASASVFGASAQTPLPDAIAAPGETVVLTLHAEGAQVYECKAASDGKLAWAFREPIATLLLDGKTVGRHYTGPNWEHIDSSAVVGKAVGNAPGATANDIPWLKLTVTSGRGTGILSGVTTVQRINTAGGKLEGDCDKAGSYRNAPYSADYVFLRKG; this is encoded by the coding sequence ATGCCGACTATCCGGAATACCGCACTCGCTCTGCTTCTAGCGTCGGCGTCAGTTTTCGGCGCCTCCGCCCAGACGCCTCTTCCCGACGCCATCGCGGCGCCCGGCGAAACGGTCGTGCTTACGCTCCACGCCGAGGGCGCGCAGGTCTACGAATGCAAGGCTGCCAGCGACGGCAAACTGGCCTGGGCATTCCGCGAGCCGATCGCAACCTTGCTGCTCGATGGCAAGACCGTCGGCCGGCACTACACAGGACCGAACTGGGAGCACATCGACTCCAGCGCCGTCGTCGGCAAGGCGGTCGGCAACGCGCCCGGCGCGACAGCGAACGATATCCCCTGGCTGAAGCTGACCGTGACGTCCGGGCGCGGCACCGGCATCCTCTCCGGCGTCACTACCGTGCAGCGGATCAATACGGCGGGCGGCAAGCTCGAGGGCGACTGCGACAAGGCGGGCAGCTATCGCAACGCGCCCTACTCCGCGGATTACGTGTTCCTGCGCAAGGGCTGA
- the gcvT gene encoding glycine cleavage system aminomethyltransferase GcvT, protein MLAHDESPFKRTPLHALHLARGGKLVPFAGYEMPVQYPAGVLKEHLHTRSAAGLFDVSHMGQLALRPKSGQVADAALALERLVPQDIVAVAPGRQRYAQFTNNDGGILDDLMVANFGDHLFLVVNAACKAEDEAHLRAHLSETCVIDSLTDRALIALQGPKAESALAKFCADASAMRFMDSGPRKVAGFDCFVSRSGYTGEDGFEISVPAGQAEALVTALLENPEVLPIGLGARDSLRLEAGLCLYGHDIDITTTPVEGALEWSVQKSRRNGGARAGGFPGAEKILSQFEKGASRRRVGLRPEGRAPVREGALLFSDAASSEPIGKVTSGGFGPSLNAPVAMGYLPTSLAANGTQIFAEVRGQRLPLQVAAMPFVPNTYKR, encoded by the coding sequence ATGCTGGCACACGACGAATCTCCCTTTAAACGCACCCCGTTGCACGCGCTCCATCTGGCGCGCGGCGGCAAGCTGGTTCCCTTCGCGGGCTATGAGATGCCGGTGCAATACCCGGCCGGCGTGCTCAAAGAACACCTGCACACGCGAAGCGCCGCCGGGCTGTTCGACGTCTCCCATATGGGCCAGCTCGCGCTGCGTCCCAAATCAGGCCAGGTCGCGGATGCGGCGCTGGCGCTGGAGCGGCTGGTGCCGCAGGACATCGTCGCGGTGGCGCCGGGGCGGCAGCGCTACGCCCAGTTCACCAACAATGACGGCGGCATTCTCGACGATCTGATGGTGGCGAATTTCGGCGACCATCTGTTTCTGGTCGTCAATGCCGCCTGCAAGGCCGAGGACGAGGCGCACTTACGCGCGCATCTCTCCGAGACCTGCGTCATCGATTCGCTGACCGATCGCGCGCTGATCGCGCTGCAGGGGCCGAAGGCGGAATCCGCGCTGGCGAAATTTTGTGCAGACGCCTCGGCGATGCGGTTCATGGATTCCGGCCCGCGCAAGGTTGCCGGCTTCGACTGCTTCGTCTCGCGCTCCGGCTATACCGGCGAGGACGGCTTTGAGATTTCGGTTCCGGCCGGACAGGCCGAAGCGCTGGTGACGGCGCTGCTGGAAAACCCCGAGGTACTCCCGATCGGGCTCGGGGCCCGCGACAGCCTGCGGCTGGAAGCCGGCCTTTGTCTCTATGGCCACGACATCGACATCACGACGACGCCGGTCGAGGGCGCGCTGGAATGGTCGGTGCAGAAGAGCCGCCGAAATGGCGGCGCCCGGGCCGGCGGATTTCCCGGTGCGGAAAAAATCCTCTCGCAGTTTGAAAAAGGCGCATCTCGCCGCCGCGTTGGCTTGCGCCCCGAAGGCCGCGCGCCGGTGCGCGAGGGCGCGCTGCTGTTTTCGGATGCGGCTTCAAGCGAGCCGATCGGCAAGGTCACCTCGGGCGGCTTCGGCCCGAGCCTCAATGCGCCGGTCGCGATGGGCTACCTGCCGACATCGCTCGCCGCCAACGGCACCCAAATATTTGCCGAGGTTCGCGGCCAGCGCCTGCCGCTGCAGGTCGCGGCCATGCCATTCGTTCCCAACACCTACAAACGCTAG